A stretch of Thermococcus bergensis DNA encodes these proteins:
- a CDS encoding DUF5305 family protein, with the protein MELWEYNLLSRVKRVWVLLTVIFLILSAASGYGYYTTPPIQDSKVKITSTLYTWSGELEGRGVVLKPNPLWEVGKKVELPIYPLSITPLAEVELKFNVTGKDVRLQFERDIKAVYYLSYEDKRVIEEVYKVISNTSVGSCFSEHLTLDVNDIFDRIEEARNVLRLPREKIGVEIIGKVRYSGTVDGKPVKGSQEFKGSISFPYEAFYMISGENKNGTETFTETTSKTSPANQKKRTVLLSLSLLFGVLAVGTAIIGTKFKPNLYDIQELAFRRERRKLSKWISSGKLPTILPSEKVELASLTDLVEAAIDMNKRVIYDSEEHIYFFLSEGVLYYFKERSIGEKK; encoded by the coding sequence ATGGAACTCTGGGAATATAATCTGCTCTCTAGAGTGAAAAGGGTGTGGGTACTCCTTACGGTAATCTTTCTGATTTTATCGGCGGCTTCTGGCTACGGGTATTATACAACTCCTCCTATCCAAGACTCAAAAGTAAAGATCACCAGCACCCTCTACACGTGGTCTGGGGAGTTGGAGGGTAGGGGTGTTGTTCTAAAGCCGAACCCTCTTTGGGAAGTCGGAAAGAAAGTCGAACTTCCAATTTACCCATTATCAATTACCCCACTTGCGGAGGTAGAACTCAAGTTTAACGTCACTGGTAAAGATGTTAGGCTCCAGTTTGAGAGGGACATCAAAGCAGTTTATTATCTTTCCTACGAGGATAAACGAGTCATAGAAGAAGTCTATAAGGTGATTTCTAACACTTCAGTTGGGAGCTGCTTTTCTGAACATCTTACACTCGACGTTAATGATATATTTGACCGGATTGAGGAGGCAAGGAATGTCCTTAGGCTTCCAAGGGAAAAGATAGGCGTTGAAATTATTGGGAAAGTGAGATACTCCGGTACTGTAGATGGGAAGCCTGTCAAAGGTTCTCAGGAGTTCAAGGGTTCGATAAGCTTTCCCTACGAGGCATTTTACATGATTTCTGGGGAAAACAAAAATGGTACCGAGACCTTTACTGAGACTACCTCGAAGACCAGCCCGGCAAATCAAAAGAAGCGAACCGTTTTGCTCTCGCTATCTTTGCTCTTTGGGGTACTCGCAGTAGGGACTGCAATTATTGGTACGAAGTTCAAGCCAAACTTATACGACATTCAAGAGTTGGCCTTTAGAAGAGAACGTAGGAAGCTCTCCAAGTGGATAAGCAGTGGAAAGTTGCCTACTATCCTCCCTTCAGAGAAGGTGGAGTTGGCAAGTCTTACAGACCTAGTGGAAGCGGCAATAGATATGAATAAGCGCGTGATTTATGATTCCGAAGAGCATATCTACTTCTTTCTCAGTGAAGGAGTGCTATATTACTTTAAGGAGAGGAGTATCGGAGAAAAGAAATGA